The sequence taaattaacattATCTACTTTATTAATAAAGTTTTTATTAAAATTAGTTtgttatatacacacacatatatatatatacatacacacacacacacacacacatatttatacacacacacacacacacacacacacacacacacacacacacacgcacacacacacacacacacacacacacacaagtcataAAAAACAGATCATGTGGATGTTGCGTGCACTGTAGTCTTTTCTACCTCTGTATAAAAACAGAAGCAGCAACATTTCCTCAAACACAGCAGGACTGAGGCAGGTTGAACCGAcacagtgagtgagtgtgtgtctgcagctggAGCCATGGCACTCAGGTGGATCATACTGTTCTTTGGCCTGGGACTAGTAAGTGGAAGCCTttacatttttgtgaaatattaacATATTGTATATCTCCAGTGCCAAACAATAACATTGTTTGTCACAAAGTTGAGTTGCTGCTCAGAATGTCACTTCATTCTTTAGTAAAtcatgtcatcaattttcctctatTGATTGATTAATGTATTTTCTAATGTAATTTCTAGGCTGCTGCTAAGCTAACAGGTGATACGGGTGAGTCACATATTATGATGTTTTGCATGTTAACTACTGTGAAAAggtagacaaaaacaaaaaagtacaaGATTTAGGTTGGGGTTAGATTACACTCAAGACAAAGTGAGACGATTTAAAATACCTTGCCATCCTGTACACTTATGATTTTTTGGCATTGAATTCATGATCCTTACATTTTACAGGGTTGCTTACACAGTATCCCCACTGCACccttcatatactgtacattcagcTCAACAGAGAAAGTTCTAAtttcctacttctcactttgagatattttagtgtactactttctacttcttagtaaaatatgatcaagtgagaagtaggaaaTTAGAACTACTTCTCACTtgaacatattttagtgtactgagGTGTCAGCAAATTGAATACCTGAAATAAATCTGTGGGGACTCTCACTCGGAACAAGTTGGAAGTCCATCTCAAATCTGAAAATAGTCAGGAGGCAAAATTTAAATGTAAGAATAAATAAGCTTTAAAATATATGGGAAATTTTTTACAGTTAACACGTTTAGGTTCTGGGGCAGGGCTCAATGCTAATACCAGTACAATAATAATTATGTTAATAAGATCATAATCCCATTTTTGAGCAGCAATTTATTGATTCTACATCTACAGAAACCGATGTTGACGAAGGCCATGACTGGGACATCTTAGACATCAATGAAGGTTTGTGaacaaactgtttttgttttgctttgttggATAATATGTCTATATCTTTGAATTTCGTCAACCAATACAATTTTCCTTTTTCAGCGGCTGGACTGGACCTGCTGGAGGGAGATATCGAACAGGATGAAGTAAGCTGCTTCAGTAATCTGCATATTCGGGCCTATTTGATTATGCCATTATATTTGTGTCAATTCTGGGCACGATGGGACATTTTGAGCACAGAAAAAGATTttttgcacacacatacattacatttttacttCCCTAGTCAACAATGAAACCTACCTACCTGCTCTGTTTATTCgatataaatataatgtaccattggtaccaaccatgtcatactagcttgtcgcaaaggaggttaaataacgctccaaacttacgcaaaatattggcgaggaaaaactggcatggccccTTTctaagggatcccttgacctctgacctcaagatatgtgaatgaaaatgggttctatgggcacccacgagtctcccctttacagacatgccgactttatgataatcacatgcagtttggggcaagtcatagtcaagtcaacacactgacacactgacagctgttgttgcctgttgggctgcagtttgccatgttatgatttgagcatattatttatgctaagtgcagtacctgtgagggtttctggacaatatttgtcattgttttgtgttgttaattaatttccaataataaatatatacatacatttgcataaagcagcatatttgcccactcccatgttattaagagtattaaatacttgaaaaatctccctttaaggtacattttgaacagattaatcgtgattaactatggacaatcatgcgattaatcacaattaaatattttaatcaattgacagccctagttaaaagtcataaaaaataatagtatagtacgtcaaaaaaagatatatatatatatatacaaacaaaaatataaaaaaacacacaaaactgatGTTTCCTCAAATTAAATTATCATTTGcgttttaattatttctctaATATATATctaatttatatctatatcttatatttatatatgtgcaaaatTCTTAGTGAGTGCTCAAAATGTCCCATTAAGCATTAAGACACAAATATGATTTCATATTTGAGCAGTATGTGAAGGAACTAAAGCTGTGCGATAGGAAGAGTATTAATGTGATGATAGTCATAAGACTTGATTTTCTTAACAGATGTAACTGTACAATGATATCTGCTCACCAACatgaatttaaataattaaaatgatgcCCATATAGAGATGTTAAAAGTAGGAACagtttaatagaaataaaagcttACAGGTGGTGACGTCTTCTATTAGGACGGAATACCCTCATTGTCTTGAAGGACTTTGAATTTGCATGACAATCAAGGAAAGCTTACAATTTAAAAAGAGAAGGTTTCAGTTGTatcatttacttaaataaatctGTTCAAGTTTTTGCTCTGTATCTCCTTTATCCATTTCTAATTGTATACTTGTTGTTTTCTTCATTCCCATCAGACATTCAACAGAAACTCCATCATAGGAGACAAGTACCGCTGGCCAACAACTATTCCCTACTACCTAGAGGACAGTCTGGGTAAGAAACTCACATTCACAGTACCTAACGTATTAATATGGATATGCACCACATTGAGATGCTTTTTTATGTGTTTCTTTGTCTTACACTATGTAACGTGTAGAAATGAATGCAAAGGGAGTGATCCTGAAGGTATTTGACGAGTACAGACTGAAGACCTGCATTGACTTCACACCATGGAAAGGAGAGAAGAACTACATCTCTGTGCATAAAGGGAGCGGGTGAGCACTGCATTTAGTTCATCTTAACTGTACTGTTGAACAAAACTATGTCAGTGCTTATTACGTGCCTGCTGGTTGAATATGTCCTGGCACATGAAGCCACAAGACAAAACACTGCATCCTTAACAAACGTTTATGACTACATTAAATGTGAATGAGGTCGcttgacaaacccacagagagttATCACtcgactctgcagttcccctcagctctacagaacCTTTTAGCACCTTTCAGctaattgttttggtttcacgGCACACAACTTAAGCTGTTTTCAGTTAAAAatcaaacacagggctttcatccaggagaccgctgttcatttACCCCAATGAAAGTGCAGTATTAATTCCAGTATAATGTGCTATTAGTTTAGGTTTATGCACAAATGTCAATCTCCTGATACCGAGGCTGGTTCTGTGCTAAAGCCGGGAGAGCTACTTGTCATCGTCTGAAGGCCGGCCTTCTCTCCGGGGCTTAAAAGACCATTTAGTGAAAAGTGCATCTCGCTCTCTCCATAGGTGCTCCTCGTCTGTAGGCAACAAGCGTGTCGGGAAGCAGCGGCTGTCCATTGGTAGACGCTGTGATAGTCTAGGAACCGTTGAGCATGAGTTCCTGCACGCTCTGGGCTTCTGGCACGAGCAGTCCAGAGCTGACCGCGATGATTACGTCGACATCATGTGGGATCGCATTAAACCTGGTAACATTGATTTGTAACACCTTGAATTACGgttcaaaactttttttaaataagcgACAAACTGTACAGAAACTATTATTTGTCCTCATAATATCTGAATCCACTTTCAAAAACAAAGGGCCGTATTCTTCCTGATATTCTTTTTATGCCTTCCTCAGGTAAAGACCACAACTTCAGAAAATACAACGACACAGTGTCCAGCGCTCTGGGCGTTCCCTATGACTACGGCTCTGTAATGCACTACAGCAAGACGTCCTTCAGCATCAACTCCGATCCCACCATCGTCACCAAGATCCCCCACTTCATGGATGTGATCGGTCAGAGGATGGGGTTCAGCGCCAGTGACCTCGCCAAGCTCAACCGTCTCTACAACTGCAGTGAGTAATCTCAAGCGGTCATTCTGCCCAGCAAACAATAAATGAGACATAAAACCTGCACTTTGAGTGTTTGAACAGTCAACAAACTAAATCACCTCATAAAATaggaatgattttttttgtcccaTAATAACCTTGCATATTTACAGGAAAGATCAGAGTTTATCTGGCATAAGATGATGCTAACATATATTGATAATCTTGTGCAATAATCTATAATTTATCAGCCCTTAATAATACCGGGGGATGCCACAAATTACTTATCATGCCATAGCTTCATTAATGCCGAATGTTTTCAGGCTTCAGATCAGTACACAGTTCTATGTTTTCTTCTGCATCCAGGTGAACTTCCTGCTCTTTACCTGCAATATCACCCCTCAGTTATCAAGCTGACCGATCGAGCACTGTGTCATATCGATATCTTTCTGTATGTCCTccacatatctcgagaaccgttcatccgatcaacttcacacttggcgggtgtattgctggggacccaaggggGTGCAGTGTCAAATGTGGTGCGATTtgaccagatggtggcgctTTAACAATGAACTTTACGTTTTGGCGTAACgctcagaattttttttttattgggcaGCCGAATTACAAGTTATCATCAGTTGgattaacccaaaccacaattcAACTTGCTATGAATTATGGGATGCTCATCCTTTTCACTGTCATACATAGTTCAAAAGAAAATGGCGCTCAGCTCTGTGCACTCGCCATAGATATAGAATGAGtaagcccgctacaacggtACACATAACAATGGCCGCCGCTCTGATCCTGCTATGTTTATTTGGatgggaatgtccgttctactctcATTTTATTTCTATGGTAACACTGTTTTAACAATCCAACCAGAACATGGCATAAggttaaagcttttttttcatttggatGATGCATATTCTGGCAAATAATCCTCAGTTTCCTCCATCAATGATGGGTAAGGGATTTTCAGACTGGATGGGAGCTGGTATAactttactgtactttactttacttaaagtCATTTCAACAAATTTAAGTGGAATATGACTTGGCTCTCGTTATTTAGGCTACGGTTGCCTGGTTTCTTACATTCTGTTAGAATGTATAGAAGTGGCgatgtatctatatattatctatgcaaaaatacagtttattatCATTCCAGGTTTATGACGGGAATGGTAAAGAAAGTTCCAGTCAAACAAGATAAAAGTCTCAACTCACTGTACTGAAGTATCTTGATGACATTGTCACTGTTTCCTCTCCACAGCCACATCTTCTAACTTTGTGGACAGCTGTGACTTTGAGTTGGAGAACATCTGTGGGATGATTCAGGGTCCTGGCAACGCAAAGTGGGAACAACGTAGTTCTGTGAGCGGAGGGCCTCAGACTGACTTCTCCAACATGGGAAAATGCAAAGGTGACTGTCAATGAAAACAAATACATGTTATGGTTCATGTTATGTTCAAAGTCCAGGACTTTCATTTTTATATCTACTGACTGACTGCAGTCCCAATTTGGCATCTTGGgtttgaacatttttatttatttatgacacaatGGAAAATGCAGATAAAGTAAtctaatattttataaatacacATCTGTGCTGTTATCCAGTGAGCAATTATTAAAGAAAGCTAATCACTGTATCACCTTATAGCATCATATATAGTGTTTAGTGtctgaagacattttaaaaacaaaggtGTCTCGAGTGATTTATAACATAAACTGTACAAAGTACAGGCTGGTAGTAAAAACACAGATAAATACCTATTTATTAGTGATTTATTAGCTACAATTTAGAGTGTGTTTCTTTCATTAGTTGTTATAAAAAGCGGAAACATAATTATGGGATTTACTGCTCACAAGCTATCCACCCCTGTGCTGGCTAATAAACTTTGAGCCCCTCAATGTCATCATTTTAACAAAGATATGACTGAATTGTTTATGTTGCAGTACAGTGTCATGGATGTCTCTGCTGAGGGTAGAAAAACTGTTCAGGAAATGTGCTCTAAGTCCAGGCAGTACGACCTGGAGGAGACTTTAAAgatgctctatatgatatccagagcattaatacagtatacatattatgtaagagataatgtacaggtcattgttgtggaataaaccctgacagggtgatGCAGAGGggtggtttatttcacaacaatgacctgctctctgtacattatcccgtttattacacggctacttacttaggaaatcaataatttcacacaaaaatggtccgccagagtccaacatcataactgcgtccatagcaacggctatacatagcagcagtctgctataaataacagactgtagaacgccgtgattgaacaatcagaattgagtattcaacaaagctgtgtaataaacatATGTAATATTATGTGAAGATATAGGcgtagtggagtaatgtctacctgaacagagagtgaatttgctctccctctgtgtgtgttgtaatccgagcttctctgtgctttgttgacaaagccgggccggccgcacatgcttttagtaatattaaaatgtaatatgaCAATCTTCAGAGGTCATACATTACCCACTGTTGTCTCCTCCTGCCCTCAGGAACAGGCTACTTCATGCACTTCAGGACAGCCTCCGCTAAACCCGGTAAACAGGCATTCCTGGAGAGTCGTTGGCTTTACCCCAAACCTGGAGCCCAGTGTCTGCAGTTCTTCCTCTATAACACCGGGGCAGATGATGATGTCCTCAATATCTGGGTGCGAGAGTATGACAAGGCCAACCCCAGCGGTAAACTGAAGCTCTTCAAGAGTATTTCAGGTAACACATGAAATAATACATAttgtatgatatacagtatagttaTAATTAACATGTTGTGTAACCAGAATAATTTGAAAGAAGCTGAAATCGAATCAAAACCTCAAATATTTCACATACGACCATAGTAACCATAGTAATGAATTAGTGATTCATAGTGTAATATTAATGTCTATTCTATCTGTTCTCTTTACAGGAGGCGTCATGGGCTCCTGGGAACTGCACAACATCAATCTGAATGTGACAAAGAAGGCCCGTTTGGTTTTTGAGGGCGTGAGGGGAAAGAACCCATCGAAGGGGGGTCTCTCTCTGGACGACATTAACCTGTCATCCACAAAGTGTCCTCAGCACATCTGGCACATCCGCAACATCACCCGCCTGCTGGCCACCACACCAGCAGGAAAGAAACTGTACAGCCCTCGCTTTCTGTCTCCAGCAGGTTACTCCTTCCAGGTAAATTCCgtttaaagaggatctattatgcttattttcaggtgtaaacttgtattttaggtttctactagaacgtgtttacatgctttaatgttcaaaatcgctttatttttctcacaccGACTGTACACCTCTCATCACTTGACAAGATTGGTCAATCAAACCTAACtttttggactccgctccaacTAGCTTTTTTTGAGgctgtgccaaactagctgctaggcaaaatgtgttacttggtgacatcaccacgttatggaacaaaaaggcgggacttcaagcaaggcgtttcaggcagttcagcagCCTGAAACGCAGCCTGTGGGGGAGattaactccctttggcgtgggctTTGTacctttgcagaccttttacatagacaaaaaactatataacacactaggGATGTcccgagaaccgatacttcggtaccaagtcgatgcaaaaattttaaaaaagtgacggtactctttttctacagtaccaaaGGTACCGTACCGGAAAATTTTCCCACGggtaataaacttgtgacaacaccggtgttatcgattacaccggacattttacaagaaagattATGGTCAATATGTGCAGAGCACTGACTCTGATCTGTACTGTCGgttggcggtgtgtctggcctatCCGGTAgtgcttttgctgcggggctccgctgcgggggtctacctggcgccccTGCCTTGTGCACAACGGCTGTGACGGCTCAATCCacctcgcggcgattacctcattaacgttatgtttcccttatagcgttgggattaaacgtgaaatattgccaaataggtgcgtttgcttttcgcttcgacaacaaatcctctgctcctactactctgagatgacggaccagatgcattcacggtcagtatgtagtgtccttcatctgactatcgattgatagcgtgccgctgatacgccaaaaggaacaaaatgggtcaattatttttatttattacttaaaggctacatgcctctgttttttgtaatgttcaaatgttgaGAATTTATGTTCTGAAGAGGCGTTAAGTGAATGGTCAATTGACATATGTTACCATCATATGCTGGCTCAGTACTTTAACGTTACTTCATACTGCTCTGTGATCTGTAGGTCGCTGTGTACCTAAACGGAATAAGCGACCGTCCAGGAAACATGGCCATCTTCTTCTCCCTGACCTCAGGCCCAAACTACCGCAGACTCAAGTGGCCGTGTCCGTGGCAGCAGGTAACTATGGCCCTAATGGATCAGCAGTCTGACATCAGACAGCAAATGAACATGCACCGAATGGTCACCACTGACCCCGACATGAAGTCCTCTGACGGTAAGAAAAGGGTGGATAACTCGTTGTTTAGCCACTCATTCTCTTCTTTATACAATGAATTGTTGTCAAACAGAGAATGACAGTTCAGCTGTTTGTCCCAGGCACTGAGTACTACTGGGACAATCCCAGGAAGGTGGGCTCTAAAGTGACTGCGTCTGATGGCAGCTATTACTATCGAGGCCCAGGCTTAGGAACAACTAGCTTCCTCACCCACAGCAGACTAAAGAGCAGGAACTTCATCAAAGGAGATGATgccttcttcctcttcagcaTGGAAGGTGTGGAAGTCatactttatactgtatatttaggaTCATCCTGTCTCTGAAAGGTCACGGTTGTTGTCTACTTGTCCTCAGATATATCCAATCTGCTGGTACCTCAGCCCCTACCCTACTCTGCAGTCCACGCTGACCCCAGTCTGATGAAGGCTGCAGACCAAGGTGCTCCACAGGAAGCTAATAACCTCACGCTGATCATAGCTGTAGCAGGTTCTGTGGCAGCAGCCATGTTGGTGGTTACGGTGCTCATCGTAGGGAACgcctggaagaggaggaggggatacCAGAAGATCGACAAGGCGGTGATCATACAGGACATGCCTGGATTCATGGAAGTGAGGGTTAAACAATAGCACTAATTCATCATAGCATGAATTTACCATGCCTCATTTGTGCCAACGCATCTAAATGTACTAAATATATATGTCTATTTCATTACAGGAGTAGCCGACCAAAGATTTACCATGATGTCCCGATAAAAGGAAAACATCAGCACTTATCAGAAGAGAGAGCGCATCACTAAATTATCTGTTTAATCAGACTGTCACCTGACTCCTTTTCATGTATCATTTGAATTTGTATGTTAGAAATAAAATCTCTGACAGCATGCATGCTCAAACCATTTGTTCCGTTCTTCATTACCAGTCAGGGAGTGACTGATTTACAGTATTGTGGTTACTTTTCAAGACCTCAACCATGTAATTGTAAACTGTGAGGGTACTTAGGCATAATCTGACCCGCCAGatgatttgttacacagaaccatttGAGAAGCCGTCATCGCAAACAGACACTTTCAAAacatacttggcaggtgattggatgaaccatctgtcaatcaaactcttgccgaaatcagtcaggagaagagcgaaaaatGAGCCGTCCTCCGAGTTAGACATACaacattggtctctatgtgcagccggctgtgagacgagtggtcggGGACCGCTGTGGATCAGATAGTTAGAAAATGCCATGAAATAGAAAGAGCTGATCATCAAGGAATCTGTGGTGAACAAGAGCTTTGTTCACTAGAGACTTGTGGTAGAAATGACTAGTCAGAAtcaaattgtagatatctgaa comes from Sebastes fasciatus isolate fSebFas1 chromosome 5, fSebFas1.pri, whole genome shotgun sequence and encodes:
- the LOC141768271 gene encoding meprin A subunit beta-like, which translates into the protein MALRWIILFFGLGLAAAKLTGDTETDVDEGHDWDILDINEAAGLDLLEGDIEQDETFNRNSIIGDKYRWPTTIPYYLEDSLEMNAKGVILKVFDEYRLKTCIDFTPWKGEKNYISVHKGSGCSSSVGNKRVGKQRLSIGRRCDSLGTVEHEFLHALGFWHEQSRADRDDYVDIMWDRIKPGKDHNFRKYNDTVSSALGVPYDYGSVMHYSKTSFSINSDPTIVTKIPHFMDVIGQRMGFSASDLAKLNRLYNCTTSSNFVDSCDFELENICGMIQGPGNAKWEQRSSVSGGPQTDFSNMGKCKGTGYFMHFRTASAKPGKQAFLESRWLYPKPGAQCLQFFLYNTGADDDVLNIWVREYDKANPSGKLKLFKSISGGVMGSWELHNINLNVTKKARLVFEGVRGKNPSKGGLSLDDINLSSTKCPQHIWHIRNITRLLATTPAGKKLYSPRFLSPAGYSFQVAVYLNGISDRPGNMAIFFSLTSGPNYRRLKWPCPWQQVTMALMDQQSDIRQQMNMHRMVTTDPDMKSSDGTEYYWDNPRKVGSKVTASDGSYYYRGPGLGTTSFLTHSRLKSRNFIKGDDAFFLFSMEDISNLLVPQPLPYSAVHADPSLMKAADQGAPQEANNLTLIIAVAGSVAAAMLVVTVLIVGNAWKRRRGYQKIDKAVIIQDMPGFMEE